A window of Prolixibacter sp. SD074 contains these coding sequences:
- a CDS encoding CDP-alcohol phosphatidyltransferase family protein — MTSSKKPEVRIQTSILNGLEKKALVWMAQRIPQKINSDHLTVLGFMGALLSSAGYILSNFESNFLWLASFGLLLNWFGDSLDGTLARVRKAQRPTYGFFIDHSIDGLTVFAICVGAGLSPYINFAVAMLILAGYLLLSILTYINTYLKGEFKITYNKLGPTEFRLLVILINTLFIYYPTGTRNFVLDGVALSLFDVIGIVIAFILFIIYLVNFLIDKNKYAEIDPPKY; from the coding sequence ATGACGAGCAGTAAAAAACCCGAAGTAAGAATACAAACATCCATTTTAAATGGCTTGGAGAAGAAAGCGTTAGTTTGGATGGCACAAAGAATACCTCAGAAAATTAATTCAGACCATTTAACAGTTTTAGGATTTATGGGTGCCTTACTTTCAAGTGCGGGCTATATACTTTCCAACTTTGAAAGCAATTTTCTTTGGTTAGCCTCTTTTGGTTTGTTATTGAACTGGTTTGGCGACAGCCTTGATGGAACATTGGCCCGTGTAAGGAAAGCTCAACGTCCGACATACGGATTTTTCATCGACCACAGTATCGATGGGTTAACGGTTTTTGCCATTTGTGTGGGTGCAGGGCTTTCTCCATACATAAACTTTGCAGTTGCCATGCTTATTCTTGCAGGGTATTTGCTCTTATCAATTTTAACATACATCAATACCTACCTTAAAGGGGAGTTCAAGATTACTTACAATAAACTGGGACCCACCGAATTTCGTTTATTGGTTATCCTTATAAACACACTCTTTATATATTACCCGACAGGAACCCGGAACTTTGTACTTGATGGTGTTGCTTTAAGCCTGTTTGATGTCATAGGGATTGTTATTGCTTTTATTCTTTTCATTATTTACCTGGTTAACTTTTTAATTGATAAGAATAAATACGCGGAAATCGACCCTCCCAAATACTAA